A region from the Aegilops tauschii subsp. strangulata cultivar AL8/78 chromosome 5, Aet v6.0, whole genome shotgun sequence genome encodes:
- the LOC109786494 gene encoding protein ECERIFERUM 26-like — protein MPTATPTATGLATAPGSRVTRYAKSTAASVTPVRPGKTHELSALDNAMGRHAVHLVLYCRAAPGVDRDPLKESLSEALSLYPAMVGRLTRAEGEGGAAAGSGWIVKCNDAGVRTVDARASVTLDEWLATATADDEMDLAYFEPMGSEAYIWSPFYVQLTEFADKSYALGLSCTHYHNDPTAAALFFHGWAAAHRRSSSPYPPFLHSPSFAVSPAASPPPAPPLLAAKSAAAPPSADAAVTMSSATFHFPADAMRALLSSLEPETTPFAALAALFWLRVAGAEEERELTLALDFRKKMHAPLPTGYYGSAVHFTRARADLASGLAAVAAALDRRVASVPEEELWAAVEWLHARQAEGGEPFQMYGPEFTCMGLDHVPMYGAEFVAGVPPARVACRVGGAAGEGIVIVVPAAEGDAARDVVVTLPAEATARICRDVELLRYGAEVVAGPKVGTGAKAQ, from the exons ATGCCGACGGCGACCCCGACCGCGACGGGCCTGGCGACGGCGCCGGGCAGCCGCGTGACGCGGTACGCCAAGTCGACGGCGGCGTCGGTCACGCCGGTGCGCCCCGGCAAGACCCACGAGCTCTCGGCGCTGGACAACGCCATGGGGCGCCACGCCGTGCACCTGGTGCTCTACTGCCGCGCCGCGCCCGGCGTCGACCGGGACCCGCTCAAGGAGTCGCTCTCCGAGGCGCTCTCGCTCTACCCGGCCATGGTCGGCCGGCTCACCCGCGCCGAaggagagggcggcgccgcggccgGCTCCGGGTGGATTGTCAAATGCAACGACGCCGGCGTGCGCACGGTGGACGCGAGGGCGTCGGTCACGCTCGATGAGTGGCTCGCCACGGCCACCGCCGACGACGAGATGGACCTCGCCTACTTCGAGCCCATGGGGTCCGAGGCTTACATCTGGTCTCCCTTCTACGTCCAG CTGACGGAGTTCGCGGACAAGTCGTACGCGCTGGGGCTGAGCTGCACGCACTACCACAACGACCCCACAGCGGCCGCGCTCTTCTTCCACGGCTGGGCCGCCGCGCACCGCCGGAGCAGCAGCCCCTACCCGCCGTTCCTCCACTCGCCGTCCTTCGCCGTGTCACCGGCCGCCTCGCCGCCTCCGGCGCCGCCTCTGCTCGCCGCCAAGTCCGCCGCAGCTCCGCCTAGCGCCGACGCCGCCGTCACCATGTCATCCGCAACGTTCCACTTCCCCGCCGACGCGATGCGCGCGCTGCTGTCCTCCCTCGAGCCCGAGACGACCCCCTTCGCGGCGCTGGCCGCGCTCTTCTGGCTCCGCGTCGCCGGCGCCGAGGAGGAGAGGGAGCTCACCCTCGCCCTCGACTTCCGCAAGAAGATGCACGCGCCGCTGCCGACGGGGTACTACGGCAGCGCCGTCCACTTCACGCGCGCGCGCGCCGACCTGGCGTCGGGGCTCGCGGCCGTGGCCGCGGCGCTGGACCGGCGCGTGGCCAGCGTGCCGGAGGAGGAGCTGTGGGCCGCCGTCGAGTGGCTGCACGCGCGGCAGGCGGAAGGCGGCGAGCCCTTCCAGATGTACGGGCCAGAGTTCACCTGCATGGGGCTGGACCACGTGCCCATGTACGGCGCCGAGTTCGTGGCCGGGGTGCCGCCGGCGCGCGTGGCGTGCCGCGTCGGCGGGGCGGCCGGAGAGGGGATCGTGATCGTCGTGCCCGCGGCCGAGGGCGACGCGGCGAGGGACGTGGTGGTGACGCTCCCGGCAGAGGCGACGGCCAGGATCTGCCGCGACGTCGAGCTGCTCCGGTACGGCGCCGAGGTGGTGGCTGGGCCCAAGGTGGGAACGGGGGCCAAGGCACAGTAG